One genomic region from Rhinoraja longicauda isolate Sanriku21f chromosome 8, sRhiLon1.1, whole genome shotgun sequence encodes:
- the nop58 gene encoding nucleolar protein 58 isoform X1, protein MLVLFETAAGYAIFKVLDENKLREVDNLWREFETAEKANKFVKLKHFEKFQDTTQALAAATALVEGKLGKSLKKVLKKIAAKEAHEQLAVADAKLGGVIKDKLNLSCIHNATVAELMRGIRTQMNGLITGLPPREISAMSLGLAHSLSRYKLKFSPDKVDTMIVQAISLLDDLDKELNNYIMRCREWYGWHFPELGKAVTDNLAYCKCVQKLGHRINTATTDLSDIVPEEVESAVKIAAEISMGTEVSDEDIEHIIHLCDQVVQISEYRTQLYDYLKNRMMAIAPNLTIMVGELVGARLIAHAGSLLNLAKHPASTVQILGAEKALFRALKTRRDTPKYGLIYHASLVGLTTPKNKGKISRMLAAKTSLAIRYDALGEDTNVEMGIENRAKLEIRIRHLEEKGMRKISGTGKARAKSDKYQHKSEVKTYDPSGDSTLPSLSKKRKIEETDDGEEQAEIKSPKKTMLSEPSETVLEGEQPPKKKKKKEKKQEVTVKQEEEEEEEEEPSTSFVAETPEKKKKKKKKVKDE, encoded by the exons ATGTTGGTGCTGTTCGAGACGGCCGCCGGCTATGCCATCTTCAAG GTCCTGGACGAGAATAAACTCAGAGAAGTGGATAACTTATGGCGGGAGTTTGAAACAGCAGAAAAGGCAAATAAATT CGTGAAGCTAAAACATTTTGAAAAATTTCAAGATACCACACAAGCTCTTGCAG CTGCTACTGCCCTGGTGGAAGGCAAGCTTGGTAAAAGCTTAAAGAAAGTACTGAAGAAGATTGCTGCAAAGGAAGCTCATGAGCAGCTCGCTGTTGCAGATGCCAAGCTTGGGGGTGTCATCAAA gacaAACTTAATCTGAGTTGCATTCACAATGCTACTGTTGCAGAATTGATGAGAGGAATCCGGACTCAGATGAATGGATTGATCACTGGCTTACCACCTCGTGAGATAAGCGCCATGTCTCTTGGTCTTGCACACAG TCTATCCCGTTACAAGCTGAAGTTCAGCCCTGACAAGGTGGATACGATGATTGTCCAAGCAATCT CTTTACTGGATGATTTGGACAAGGAGCTGAACAATTATATCATGCGCTGCAGAGAATGGTACGGCTGGCATTTCCCCGAACTTGGAAAAGCTGTCACTGATAACTTGGCATactgcaagtgtgttcagaaattGG GTCACAGAATAAATACTGCCACCACAGACCTATCGGACATTGTACCAGAGGAGGTGGAAAGTGCCGTGAAGATTGCAGCTGAAATATCAATGGGAACAGAAGTGTCGGACGAAGACATTGAACACATTATACATCTTTGTGATCAG GTAGTGCAGATCTCAGAATACCGCACCCAACTCTATGACTACTTGAAAAACAGAATGATGGCCATAGCTCCCAACTTGACAATAATGGTTGGAGAACTGGTTGGAGCCAGGCTAATTGCACATGCTG GTTCTTTGTTGAACCTAGCAAAACATCCTGCATCCACTGTGCAAATTCTGGGTGCAGAAAAGGCATTGTTCAGAGCATTAAAGACAAGAAGAGACACTCCAAAATATGGTCTTATCTACCATGCATCATTAGTGGGGCTGACCACGCCAAAGAACAAAGGCAAG ATTTCCAGGATGTTGGCAGCCAAGACATCCCTGGCCATCCGTTATGATGCTCTAGGTGAGGATACAAATGTGGAAATGGGTATTGAGAACAGAGCCAAGCTGGAGATCAGGATACGGCACTTAGAAGAAAAAGGG ATGAGAAAGATAAGTGGAACAGGAAAGGCTCGAGCAAAATCTGACAAATATCAGCATAAGAG TGAGGTGAAAACATATGACCCATCTGGGGACTCGACTCTGCCTTCTCTCTCAAAGAAGCGGAAGATTGAAGAGACAGACGATGGGGAAGAACAAGCGGAAATAAAATCCCCAAAAAAGACAATGCTTTCAGAGCCATCTGAAACAG TTTTAGAAGGTGAACAGCCcccaaagaagaaaaagaagaaagaaaagaagcaAGAAGTAACAGTaaaacaggaggaggaggaggaggaggaggaggaaccaTCAACTTCTTTTGTTGCAGAG
- the nop58 gene encoding nucleolar protein 58 isoform X2, whose translation MREVLDENKLREVDNLWREFETAEKANKFVKLKHFEKFQDTTQALAAATALVEGKLGKSLKKVLKKIAAKEAHEQLAVADAKLGGVIKDKLNLSCIHNATVAELMRGIRTQMNGLITGLPPREISAMSLGLAHSLSRYKLKFSPDKVDTMIVQAISLLDDLDKELNNYIMRCREWYGWHFPELGKAVTDNLAYCKCVQKLGHRINTATTDLSDIVPEEVESAVKIAAEISMGTEVSDEDIEHIIHLCDQVVQISEYRTQLYDYLKNRMMAIAPNLTIMVGELVGARLIAHAGSLLNLAKHPASTVQILGAEKALFRALKTRRDTPKYGLIYHASLVGLTTPKNKGKISRMLAAKTSLAIRYDALGEDTNVEMGIENRAKLEIRIRHLEEKGMRKISGTGKARAKSDKYQHKSEVKTYDPSGDSTLPSLSKKRKIEETDDGEEQAEIKSPKKTMLSEPSETVLEGEQPPKKKKKKEKKQEVTVKQEEEEEEEEEPSTSFVAETPEKKKKKKKKVKDE comes from the exons atGCGAGAG GTCCTGGACGAGAATAAACTCAGAGAAGTGGATAACTTATGGCGGGAGTTTGAAACAGCAGAAAAGGCAAATAAATT CGTGAAGCTAAAACATTTTGAAAAATTTCAAGATACCACACAAGCTCTTGCAG CTGCTACTGCCCTGGTGGAAGGCAAGCTTGGTAAAAGCTTAAAGAAAGTACTGAAGAAGATTGCTGCAAAGGAAGCTCATGAGCAGCTCGCTGTTGCAGATGCCAAGCTTGGGGGTGTCATCAAA gacaAACTTAATCTGAGTTGCATTCACAATGCTACTGTTGCAGAATTGATGAGAGGAATCCGGACTCAGATGAATGGATTGATCACTGGCTTACCACCTCGTGAGATAAGCGCCATGTCTCTTGGTCTTGCACACAG TCTATCCCGTTACAAGCTGAAGTTCAGCCCTGACAAGGTGGATACGATGATTGTCCAAGCAATCT CTTTACTGGATGATTTGGACAAGGAGCTGAACAATTATATCATGCGCTGCAGAGAATGGTACGGCTGGCATTTCCCCGAACTTGGAAAAGCTGTCACTGATAACTTGGCATactgcaagtgtgttcagaaattGG GTCACAGAATAAATACTGCCACCACAGACCTATCGGACATTGTACCAGAGGAGGTGGAAAGTGCCGTGAAGATTGCAGCTGAAATATCAATGGGAACAGAAGTGTCGGACGAAGACATTGAACACATTATACATCTTTGTGATCAG GTAGTGCAGATCTCAGAATACCGCACCCAACTCTATGACTACTTGAAAAACAGAATGATGGCCATAGCTCCCAACTTGACAATAATGGTTGGAGAACTGGTTGGAGCCAGGCTAATTGCACATGCTG GTTCTTTGTTGAACCTAGCAAAACATCCTGCATCCACTGTGCAAATTCTGGGTGCAGAAAAGGCATTGTTCAGAGCATTAAAGACAAGAAGAGACACTCCAAAATATGGTCTTATCTACCATGCATCATTAGTGGGGCTGACCACGCCAAAGAACAAAGGCAAG ATTTCCAGGATGTTGGCAGCCAAGACATCCCTGGCCATCCGTTATGATGCTCTAGGTGAGGATACAAATGTGGAAATGGGTATTGAGAACAGAGCCAAGCTGGAGATCAGGATACGGCACTTAGAAGAAAAAGGG ATGAGAAAGATAAGTGGAACAGGAAAGGCTCGAGCAAAATCTGACAAATATCAGCATAAGAG TGAGGTGAAAACATATGACCCATCTGGGGACTCGACTCTGCCTTCTCTCTCAAAGAAGCGGAAGATTGAAGAGACAGACGATGGGGAAGAACAAGCGGAAATAAAATCCCCAAAAAAGACAATGCTTTCAGAGCCATCTGAAACAG TTTTAGAAGGTGAACAGCCcccaaagaagaaaaagaagaaagaaaagaagcaAGAAGTAACAGTaaaacaggaggaggaggaggaggaggaggaggaaccaTCAACTTCTTTTGTTGCAGAG